In the [Clostridium] colinum genome, one interval contains:
- a CDS encoding beta-glucoside-specific PTS transporter subunit IIABC: protein MKKDYKQIAENLISLMGGKNNILKVFHCMTRLRFYVKDKSLIKEDEIKKIKEVSGINWHKDQFQVIVGNEVNAVYEALIEKGLPSDDNSSIDFSQDKNVFSKIIEAITGCMTPMIPALTAAGMIKVVLTLLTTFNLVKTDSSTYQVISFVGDVAFYFMPFLIAANAAKVFRVNQSLALIVAGIFLHPNFTQMIASDAPITLFSIPISKTIYAYSVIPIIMMVWIMSYIVKFVDKITPKMVKLILHPTLVILISAPIALIIIGPLGGIIGNGLAILINFLSAKLGFVIVGILSAVFPFVVMTGMHHALTPVGLNAIATGGSDSLIFVSQVCSNIAQSGASFAVGFKSKNQDMKQLATASAISAIMGITEPALYGVTLKLKRPVVAASIAAGVGGIVGGILQVSLYISQNSILAIPVFIGDKGMTNLLYGLIMILISFVGAFILTLVFGFKDEEKKSDDIIENKETTKLVEKIEILAPISGIVKDLKEVPDKTFSEKVLGDGIAIIPTDNKIYAPNDGTVVSIMDTKHGIIFKTKQGVDLLIHIGLDTVNLKGKYFKTYVENNMKVKAGDLLVEFDFDKIKSKGYNLITPIIVSNINDYIKAVLMVDLNENIENKDILLTIV, encoded by the coding sequence ATGAAAAAAGACTATAAGCAAATAGCAGAAAATTTAATTAGTTTGATGGGAGGTAAAAATAATATTTTAAAAGTATTTCATTGTATGACAAGGCTTAGATTTTATGTAAAAGATAAAAGTCTAATAAAAGAAGATGAAATAAAGAAAATAAAAGAAGTTTCTGGTATAAATTGGCATAAAGACCAATTTCAAGTTATAGTAGGTAACGAAGTAAATGCTGTTTATGAGGCACTTATAGAAAAAGGTTTACCTAGTGATGATAATAGTAGTATAGATTTTTCACAAGATAAAAATGTTTTTTCAAAAATAATAGAAGCTATTACAGGTTGTATGACACCTATGATACCTGCACTTACAGCAGCTGGTATGATAAAGGTTGTATTAACACTTCTTACAACTTTTAACCTTGTAAAGACAGATAGTAGTACATATCAAGTTATATCATTTGTTGGTGATGTTGCATTTTATTTTATGCCATTTTTAATAGCAGCTAATGCGGCAAAAGTATTTAGAGTAAATCAGTCGCTTGCACTTATTGTTGCTGGTATATTTTTACACCCAAATTTTACACAGATGATAGCTTCTGATGCACCAATTACATTATTTTCTATACCTATAAGTAAAACAATTTATGCTTATTCTGTAATACCAATTATTATGATGGTTTGGATTATGTCGTATATAGTTAAGTTTGTAGATAAAATAACACCTAAAATGGTTAAATTAATATTACATCCTACTTTAGTAATATTAATTAGTGCACCAATAGCATTAATTATTATAGGGCCTTTAGGAGGAATTATTGGTAATGGATTAGCTATACTTATAAACTTTTTATCTGCAAAACTTGGATTTGTAATAGTAGGTATTTTATCGGCAGTATTTCCATTTGTTGTTATGACTGGTATGCATCACGCACTTACACCAGTTGGATTAAATGCTATTGCAACAGGTGGGTCTGATAGTTTAATATTTGTATCTCAAGTATGTTCAAATATTGCTCAAAGTGGGGCTTCTTTTGCAGTTGGGTTTAAATCAAAAAATCAAGATATGAAACAATTAGCAACAGCTTCTGCTATATCGGCTATTATGGGTATTACAGAACCAGCATTATATGGTGTTACATTAAAACTAAAACGTCCAGTTGTGGCAGCTTCTATTGCAGCAGGTGTTGGAGGTATTGTTGGAGGTATTTTACAAGTATCTTTATATATATCACAAAATTCAATTTTAGCCATACCAGTATTTATTGGTGATAAAGGTATGACAAATCTTTTATATGGATTAATTATGATATTAATATCATTTGTAGGAGCTTTTATACTTACTTTAGTTTTTGGATTTAAAGATGAAGAGAAAAAAAGTGATGATATAATAGAAAATAAAGAGACAACAAAATTAGTTGAAAAAATAGAAATTTTAGCTCCTATATCTGGTATTGTAAAAGATTTAAAAGAAGTACCAGATAAAACATTTTCAGAAAAAGTTTTGGGAGATGGAATAGCTATTATACCTACAGATAATAAAATATATGCACCAAATGACGGAACAGTTGTATCTATTATGGATACAAAACACGGAATAATATTTAAAACAAAACAGGGTGTAGATTTATTAATTCATATTGGGTTAGATACAGTAAATTTAAAAGGTAAATATTTTAAAACTTATGTAGAAAATAATATGAAAGTAAAGGCTGGAGATTTACTTGTAGAATTTGATTTTGATAAAATAAAAAGTAAAGGTTATAATTTGATAACACCTATAATTGTATCAAATATAAATGATTATATAAAAGCAGTGCTTATGGTAGATTTAAATGAAAATATAGAAAATAAAGATATATTATTGACTATTGTTTAA
- the licT gene encoding BglG family transcription antiterminator LicT, which produces MRITKILNNNLVLAKDNKNEDIIVKGKGIGFHFKKGEEINPLQIEKIFYPENTQNSVEIQKYLLSIPYDILDFVHKYIDNVKNKFNLKLNNSIYISLSDHIFGTINRFKKGINLKNVLLMDIKQFYTKEYEISIDMLEKINEIFNVNLQEDEAGFIALHFVNAQEGNEKNDNYKILNIINDIQEIVKKYYKEIIFDENSFYYQRFLTHLKYFAQRYLHKELKYDNDKKLFDIICKQYKEAYGCVKMIYIMMQENYGYELSEEEMMYLTIHIQTNVEKSTKI; this is translated from the coding sequence ATGAGAATAACTAAAATATTAAACAATAATCTAGTTTTAGCAAAAGATAATAAAAATGAAGATATTATTGTAAAAGGTAAAGGGATAGGGTTTCATTTTAAAAAAGGAGAAGAAATAAATCCCTTACAAATAGAAAAAATATTTTATCCAGAAAATACACAAAATAGCGTAGAAATTCAAAAATACTTATTATCTATACCCTATGATATTTTAGATTTTGTACATAAATATATTGATAATGTAAAGAATAAGTTTAATTTAAAATTAAATAATAGCATTTATATATCTTTAAGCGACCATATTTTTGGAACTATAAATAGATTTAAAAAAGGTATAAATTTAAAAAATGTTTTGCTTATGGATATTAAACAGTTTTATACTAAAGAATATGAAATAAGTATAGATATGTTAGAAAAAATAAATGAAATATTTAATGTAAATTTACAAGAAGATGAAGCCGGATTTATAGCACTACATTTTGTAAATGCTCAAGAAGGAAATGAAAAAAATGATAATTATAAAATATTAAATATAATAAATGACATTCAAGAGATAGTAAAAAAATATTATAAAGAAATTATTTTTGATGAAAATAGTTTTTATTATCAAAGATTTTTAACACATTTAAAATATTTTGCACAACGATATTTACATAAAGAGCTTAAATATGATAATGATAAAAAATTATTTGATATTATTTGTAAACAATATAAAGAGGCCTATGGTTGTGTAAAAATGATTTATATTATGATGCAAGAAAATTATGGATATGAACTTAGTGAAGAAGAAATGATGTATTTAACAATACATATACAAACAAATGTAGAAAAATCTACAAAAATATAA
- a CDS encoding aminopeptidase, giving the protein MERENLWKVYDEKQLDELEKINSKYKEMLDIGKTERECVELTINLAKKSGYKNLKDIIKDNIKLKTGDKVYCVCMDKAIILYQIGEEPIENGMNILGAHIDSPRIDVKQNPIYEDSELVYLDTHYYGGIKKYQWVAMPLAIHGVVVKKDGTKVNINIGEKDEDPVFVITDLLAHLSREQMDKKARTVVEGENLDLLIANKPLKGEEKDAVKANVLKLLKDSYNIEEEDFLSAELEIVPAGKARDCGIDKSMIMAYGQDDRVCAFTSLMAMLEDKPVKRTSCCILVDKEEIGSVGATGMHGKFFENSLAEVMDRMGEYSELKLRRTLENSKMLSSDVSAAYDPLYASAYEKKNSAYFAKGLVFNKFTGSGGKGGSNDANPEYIAHLRNIMDKNNVNFQTAELGKVDLGGGGTIAYILANYGMQVIDSGIAVLCMHAPWEVTSKADIYEAVRGYRVFLDEV; this is encoded by the coding sequence ATGGAAAGAGAAAATCTTTGGAAAGTTTATGATGAAAAACAACTAGATGAACTTGAAAAAATTAACTCTAAGTATAAAGAAATGTTAGACATAGGAAAAACAGAACGAGAATGTGTTGAGCTTACTATAAATCTAGCTAAAAAATCAGGATATAAAAATTTAAAAGATATTATAAAAGATAATATTAAATTAAAAACTGGTGATAAAGTATACTGTGTGTGTATGGATAAGGCTATTATTTTATATCAAATAGGAGAAGAACCTATAGAAAACGGTATGAATATATTAGGAGCACATATAGATTCACCTCGTATAGATGTTAAACAAAACCCTATTTATGAAGATAGTGAACTTGTATATTTAGATACACATTATTATGGTGGTATAAAAAAATATCAATGGGTAGCAATGCCTCTTGCTATACACGGTGTTGTTGTAAAAAAAGATGGAACAAAAGTTAATATAAATATTGGAGAAAAAGATGAAGACCCTGTTTTTGTAATAACAGATTTATTAGCCCATTTATCTAGAGAGCAAATGGACAAAAAGGCAAGAACTGTTGTGGAAGGGGAAAACCTAGACCTTTTGATAGCAAATAAGCCTTTAAAAGGTGAAGAAAAAGACGCTGTAAAGGCAAATGTTTTAAAGCTTTTAAAAGATAGTTATAATATAGAAGAAGAAGACTTTTTATCAGCAGAGTTAGAGATTGTTCCAGCAGGTAAAGCCAGAGATTGTGGAATAGATAAAAGTATGATTATGGCTTATGGACAAGATGACAGAGTATGTGCTTTTACATCTTTAATGGCTATGCTTGAAGATAAACCAGTTAAAAGAACATCTTGTTGTATATTAGTTGATAAAGAGGAGATAGGTAGCGTTGGAGCTACTGGTATGCACGGAAAATTTTTTGAAAATAGCTTAGCAGAGGTTATGGACAGAATGGGAGAATATTCTGAATTAAAACTTAGACGTACTTTAGAAAATTCTAAAATGTTATCTTCAGATGTTAGTGCGGCTTATGACCCATTATATGCTAGTGCTTATGAAAAGAAAAATTCGGCATATTTTGCTAAAGGTCTTGTATTTAATAAATTTACAGGCTCTGGTGGAAAAGGTGGGTCTAATGATGCTAATCCAGAATATATAGCACATTTAAGAAATATTATGGATAAAAATAATGTTAATTTTCAAACAGCAGAGCTTGGTAAAGTAGACCTTGGAGGCGGCGGAACAATAGCCTATATACTTGCAAACTATGGTATGCAGGTTATAGATAGTGGCATAGCAGTATTATGTATGCACGCTCCTTGGGAGGTAACGAGTAAAGCAGACATATATGAAGCTGTAAGAGGATATAGAGTATTTTTAGATGAAGTTTAA
- a CDS encoding 4'-phosphopantetheinyl transferase family protein, producing the protein MKYINTCIVKKFDIGEFNIPLPNFYTTYKEETKISYLLLNYMYYKIYNKFLDVKKIYRDENGKPKFLNEDIYFNISHSKNYVACSLAPVNIGIDIEEDRSIKNKILNKIINIDDKDMKPIQIWNIKEAYSKYLGIGLKLKFCKISIDEIKKNVNLSSSKYNIENSILYFSLCYNKDENLSNSLTFLNKDKLIDFYKLT; encoded by the coding sequence ATGAAATATATTAATACTTGTATAGTAAAAAAGTTTGATATAGGTGAATTTAATATACCGCTTCCTAATTTTTATACTACTTATAAAGAAGAAACAAAAATATCATATTTATTGTTAAACTATATGTACTATAAAATATATAATAAATTTTTAGATGTGAAAAAAATATATAGAGATGAAAATGGTAAGCCTAAGTTTTTAAATGAAGACATATATTTTAATATTAGTCATTCTAAAAACTATGTGGCTTGTTCTTTAGCTCCAGTTAATATAGGTATAGATATAGAAGAAGATAGAAGTATAAAAAATAAAATATTAAACAAAATTATTAATATAGATGATAAAGATATGAAACCAATACAAATTTGGAATATAAAAGAAGCGTATAGTAAATATTTAGGTATAGGCTTAAAATTAAAGTTTTGTAAAATATCAATAGATGAAATTAAAAAAAATGTTAATTTAAGTAGTTCTAAATACAATATAGAAAATAGTATATTATATTTTAGTTTATGTTATAATAAAGATGAAAACTTATCTAATAGTTTAACATTTTTAAATAAAGATAAATTAATTGATTTTTATAAATTGACATAA
- a CDS encoding tyrosine-type recombinase/integrase has protein sequence MKYSEELEVQLIDRLKIILKELPDICSDFFISIAQTTSIKTRLGYAYDLRIFFDFLCENVKYFRAKNILDIEAKDLEQVSYKDIDRFLDYISYHQRENITKLGKTISISRINNEKAKARKLSAIRRMFYYFYKVGEISSNPAELVDIPKIHQKNIIYLDKEEIETLLNAVENGTKLTKSQQKYHNYTKKRDFAIICLLLGTGMRVSECVGINIDDVDFYTKGIKVLRKGGNESILYFGEEVYEALSDYLDEREGVEAIEGHEEALFLSMQRKRINIRTVQNLVKKYSKIATPLKNISPHKLRSTYGTALYEKTEDIYLVADALGHADINTTKKHYAKMHEKRRKQAALVTKLRDDKE, from the coding sequence ATGAAATATAGTGAAGAATTAGAAGTACAACTTATAGATAGATTAAAAATTATTTTAAAAGAATTACCAGATATTTGCTCAGATTTTTTTATATCTATTGCACAAACTACATCTATAAAAACTAGATTAGGATATGCATATGATTTAAGGATTTTTTTTGATTTTTTATGTGAAAATGTAAAATATTTTAGAGCTAAAAACATTTTAGACATAGAAGCTAAAGATTTAGAACAAGTTAGTTATAAAGATATAGACAGATTTTTAGATTATATATCATATCATCAACGAGAAAACATAACAAAATTAGGTAAAACAATATCTATTAGCCGTATAAACAATGAAAAAGCTAAAGCAAGAAAGCTGTCTGCTATTAGGCGTATGTTTTATTATTTTTATAAAGTAGGGGAAATAAGCTCAAACCCAGCAGAGCTTGTAGATATACCAAAAATACATCAAAAAAATATTATATATTTAGATAAAGAAGAAATAGAAACATTATTAAATGCAGTAGAAAATGGTACAAAACTTACAAAAAGCCAACAAAAATATCATAACTATACTAAAAAAAGAGACTTTGCAATAATTTGCCTTTTATTAGGTACAGGTATGCGTGTTTCAGAGTGTGTTGGAATAAATATTGATGATGTAGATTTTTATACAAAGGGTATAAAAGTTTTAAGAAAAGGTGGAAATGAAAGTATTTTATATTTTGGAGAAGAAGTGTACGAAGCTCTTAGTGATTATTTAGATGAAAGAGAGGGAGTAGAGGCAATAGAAGGACACGAAGAGGCTTTATTTTTATCTATGCAAAGAAAAAGAATAAATATTAGAACAGTTCAAAACTTAGTTAAAAAATATTCTAAAATAGCAACACCTTTAAAAAATATATCTCCTCATAAGCTTAGAAGTACATATGGAACGGCACTTTATGAAAAAACAGAAGATATATATCTTGTAGCAGATGCTCTAGGTCATGCAGACATAAATACAACTAAAAAACACTATGCTAAAATGCATGAAAAAAGAAGAAAGCAAGCAGCACTTGTAACAAAGCTTAGAGATGATAAAGAATGA
- the nrdR gene encoding transcriptional regulator NrdR, translated as MKCPFCYNEDTKVIDTRSMEDNTIIKRRRLCEKCNERFNTYEKLDMIPISVVKRDMTRERFESDKLLKGVLLACNKRPISTNDIEQIVKEIENKIYTSNKKEINSKDIGEMVMEKLKTLDPIAYVRFASVYKEFKDIDSFMEEVGKVFKR; from the coding sequence ATGAAATGTCCTTTTTGCTATAATGAAGATACTAAAGTTATAGATACTAGGAGTATGGAAGATAATACTATTATTAAACGAAGAAGACTTTGTGAAAAATGTAATGAAAGATTTAATACATATGAAAAATTAGATATGATACCAATATCTGTTGTTAAAAGAGATATGACAAGAGAAAGGTTTGAATCGGATAAACTTTTAAAAGGTGTTTTGTTAGCGTGTAATAAAAGACCTATATCTACTAATGACATAGAACAAATAGTTAAAGAAATAGAAAATAAAATATACACTAGCAATAAAAAAGAAATAAACAGTAAAGACATAGGCGAAATGGTTATGGAAAAGTTAAAAACTTTAGACCCAATAGCATATGTAAGGTTTGCATCTGTATACAAAGAGTTTAAAGATATAGATTCTTTTATGGAAGAAGTGGGAAAGGTGTTTAAAAGATAA